GGACCTTCGGACTATCTCGCGGCCGTCGATCGGGGCGGCTTCACCGCGGTCGAGCATGAGCTCGGGGAGGATGACCTGGTGCTGGAATTCATGCTCAACGCGCTGAGGCTCACGGAGGGCTTCCCGACCAGGCTGTTCGAGGCCCGTACGGGGCTGCCGGTCGCGCGCATCACACCTGGGATCGATCTGGCGGTTCGGCGTGGACTTCTGGTATCGACCGATGGTTGGATCCGCCCGAGCGACCTCGGTGGGCGCTTTCTCGACGACCTGCTGCAACTATTCGTTCGTTAGCGATCGGACCGAGGTGGGATCAGGTTGGGAGGGTGACCGGAATGCGCCGAGGCGACTCGGTGCCCGCGTTTGCCGTTACGGGTGCCTTGCGTGACCTGTCGCAGGTGGTTAAACTGGAGAATCCGGTGTCGATCTGACTCTAGTTTTTGCCCTACGGATCCAAGGTCACCATGAAAGAAGGCATCCACCCCACCTATTCCGAGATCAAGGTCCAGTGCAGCTGCGGTAACGAGTTCACGACCCGCTCGACGCTCGGTTCCGATCTCCACATTGAAGTTTGCTCGGCCTGCCACCCATTTTATACGGGCAAGCAGAAGATCGTCGATACGGCCGGTCGCGTCGACAAATTCCGCCGCAAGTACGGCCGCTGACCGAACCGATTACCGCCCGGATCCCGACGCCGCCTGGTTTTGGTCGTCGGCCCGCGCGGTAGTCCTCGGGGTCCAACTCACCGAGCCCGCTGCCCGATGCGCGCGCCCGTCACTGCGACGGGCGGATGCGGTGGGGTGCGCGCGGTTTTCGGCGTTTGCATCGACTCGGCATCCGGCGCGCCTGGTCTGGCGGCGGCGCCGCAATCGCGGCCAGGCGCGCCATGCCTGGTATCGCGTGAGATGGCCCGCCATCGTGGCGCCGAGATCCTCGCCGTGCGTCGGGATCTCCGGCGCCTGTGCCGCCCCGGGTGCCGCAGTCGTCCGTCACCCCATCATCGCCGACGCGACCTGCGATGACCATCCTCGGTGGCCGCCTCGTTTTGCCCTATTGCAGAGCGAATATGGCGACCGTGATATCGCGATGGGTGTCCCCCCATGTCGTCAGTCATGCGGCGCCTGGTGGAGTACGTCGTCATCCTCGAACCTAAATGCCGGAAACTACTGGCCGCTTTCAGGCGAACGGTCGCGGCCCTCCGCGAGAAGATCGAGCGGATCGCGGAAATCAGCGATCGCTCGTCAGTGGCCCGCTAATTGCTAGGCGCTAAATGCGCGATGGAAGCGCGCTGCCGGTTGTTGCCGCACCGGCCACGGGAGTTTTGTACGATCGGCGCCATCGCGAAGCGGGTGATTCGTGGGACCAGACAATTACGCCAGGAGCAAGCTTATGGCGAACGAGACCGTCACGATTACCAACAACGAGAACGGCAAGACCTTCGATTTCCCACTGCGCCGCGGCACCCTCGGTCCGGCCGCTGTGGACATCTCGACCCTCTACAAGGAAGCCGAGATCTTCACCTACGATCCTGGTTTCATGGCGACGGCGAGTTGCCACAGCGCGATCACCTACATCGATGGCGAGGCCGGGGTCCTGCTCTATCGCGGGTATCCGATCGAGCAATTGGCGACGAAGGCGAGCTTCTTGGAGGTCGCCTATCTGCTGCTCTACGGCGAGCTGCCCGACGAGCGCCAACTTCTCGCCTTCGAGGAGGCGATGGCGCGCCACAGCATGATCAACGAGAACCTGAAGGGCTTTCTCGGCGGCTTCCATTATGATGCCCACCCGATGGCTATTCTGGTTGGCGTGGTCGGCTCCCTCTCGGCCTTCTATCACGATTCCCTCGACATCAATGACCCGCAGCATCGCGAGGCCTCGGCGCTGCGCCTCATCGCCCAGGTGCCGACCATCGCCGCGGCGGCCTACAAGCACAATGTCGGCGAGCCGATCGTCTACCCGCGTAACGCGCTGCGCTACTGCGCCAATTTCCTGCACATGATGTTCGCCACGCCGTGCGCGGACTACAAGCCGGGGCTGATCGCGGAGAAGGCGCTCAACCTGCTCTTCATCCTCCATGCCGACCACGAGCAGAATGCGAGCACCTCGACGGTGCGCCTGGCCGGCAGCTCCGGGGCGAACCCCTTCGCCTGCATCGCCGCCGGCATCGCCTCCCTGTGGGGGCCGGCCCACGGTGGGGCCAACGAGGCCGTCCTCGACATGCTCGAGCAGATCGGCGACGTCTCCAACGTCCCGAAATATCTCGACAAGGCCAAGGACAAGGACGATTCCTTCCGGCTCATGGGCTTCGGCCACCGTGTCTACAAGCACTATGATCCGCGCGCCAAGATCATCCGCGAGGTCTGCCACCAGGTGCTCGAGGAGCTCGCCGACAGCAACAATCCGCTCTTCGAGCTGGCGTTGCGGCTCGAGGAAATCGCGCTCAGCGACGAGTACTTCGTCGAGCGCAAGCTCTACCCGAACGTGGACTTCTATTCGGGCATCATCTATCGGGCACTGGGGATACCGCGCAACATGTTCACCGTCATGTTCGCAATTGCCCGGACCGTCGGCTGGGTGTCGCACTGGATGGAGATGATGGCGGACCCCAACAACCGCATCGGGCGGCCGCGGCAGATCTATTGCGGCCCGACACACCGCGACTACTTGCCCATCTCGCAGCGCTGATCCGGGCCGCGATTCAGGTCGACCGAGGCCAGGGCGCGAATTCGATCGATGCTCGGAGAGACGGGACCGCCTTCCTCCTCGTCGGTCTAGTCGGCGGGCTTCAGCTCATCGTCGTCATGCGCGAGGCGCTCGACCTCGACGAGATCCGCGCCTCTCTCGGGCCGCTCGGTGACGGCGTCCAGCGGCGGGTTGCGTCTCGACTGGACCGGTAAGACGACGAGCTCCACCGGGATGTCGCCGGCGACGAAGTGGAAGGTCGGATGGGTGTAGCGCTTGCCGCCGGCGTAACAGAAGCTGCGCTCACGCTCGTGCCAAGGGATGGCCTGGTCGATCAGGATCAGGACGACCTCCTCGGGACTCTCCGCGAACAGGTGCAGGCGGATCCCTGCGGTCGCATCGCCGGTGCCGATCAGGGCCGGGCCGACGAGCCGCGGTGCGAAGGTTGCGAACAGACGCATCGCGTTCAGCGCGTGTACCCTCAACCGGCGCAGCTCCGCGTGGCGCGACTCCTGCGGGTCGAACAGGCGACGCTGCTGGAGCAGCGCACTCTGGATCTCGTCATTCTTGGGCCACGCGCGGCGGTCAGCGACGCCGAGGCGGGAGGCCGCTTTGCGGCGCGCCCGGTCGAACTCCTGCTCCCCTTGCTCGGCCATGATGCGTGCTGCCTCGTAGGCCAAGCGTTGCCGTTGGAAATCGCTTCGACGGCTCGCGCCCATGATCTATCTCCGTCCGGCCGGCCCCGCCCGATGGCGAGGCGTCGCAGGATGAGTACCGCATTTGAGGGCGCGGACACAAGGGCCACACTCGGTTTCGTACGCGCTTCGCTGGGCACCGGTGGATGATTCGGCCTCGCCCTCATGATCGAATCGGCGGCCACATTCTGGTATTGGTGCGGGTGCGACCGTGCCTGGTCCCGCTTTCTGCGGCAATTTGGGACCGAGTTGGCGGCCGGGGCCGATTGATGAGAGTATTTCCAACTGGAAAATGCGTTAATCTAAGATAGTGCTTAAACTTTTATCGATTTCGTGATCTGATGACCGAGGCCGTCAGCGAGGCATAAGAGCGACGAGCACGGTCGCGCCAGGTATCCGGTTCGAGATATTGCCCTCCTCTCTCTACACGGATTGCTGATGAGAATCTCTGACTTGAAGACCTTCGGCCTTGGGCGCAAGCCGTCGCCAATGCTCGGGATCGACGTCGGTTCGACGGCCGTCAAGCTGGTCGAACTCTCGCAGCTGAGCGGCGAGGCGGCCCGCTACCAGATCGAGCGCTATGCCGTCGAACCTTTGCCCCCGACGGCGATGTCCGAGAAGAAGATCGCCGATGTCGAGGCCGTCGGACAAGGTATCGCGCGCGCCGTGGAGCGCTCGGGGGCCAAGTCCAGCCGCGCCGCGGTTGCCATCGCCGGATCGGCCGTGATCACGAAGGTCATCGCGATGTCGAGCGCCCTGAGCGAGTCGGAGATGGAGGGCCAGCTCCAGCTCGACGCCGATCAATACATCCCCTTTCCGCTCGAGGAGGTCAACATCGACTTCGATGTGCTCGGCCCGTCGGCGAGCCAGGGCATGGTCGACGTGCTGCTGGCCGCCTCTCGCCGGGAGAACGTCGAGGATCGCGTCGCAGCGCTGGACGTCGCCGGCCTCAAGGCCGAGATCGTCGACGTGGAGGCCTACGCGATCGAAAACGCCTGTGCACTGATGCTCGGCAGCGGAGCGAAGGGCGCCTCGGAACAGGTCGTCGCTGTCGCTGACATCGGTTCCATGACGACGACCCTGCACGTGCTCCACAAGGGGCAGGTCGTCTATACCCGGGAGCAGAAATTCGGTGCGCTCCAGCTGATCAACGAGATCCAGCAGCGCCTCGGCATGCCGCGCGATGAGGCGACCGCCAAGGTGGTCGCCAACGACCTGCCGGGCGGCTATCAGACCGAAATCATCGGCCCCTTCAAAGAGGCGGTCGCACAGCAGATCGGCCGCGCGCTCCAATTCTTCTATTCGGCGACGTCCTACAATCAAGCCGATCGGATCGTGCTCATCGGGGCGGCTGCGAGCCTGCCAAAGCTCGACAGGCTCGTCGAGGAGCGCCTCGGCATCGTGAGCAAGGTCGGTAACCCTTTCGAGCAGATCGCGATTCCGAAGAACATTCCGGTCGCCGCCCTGAACCGCGATGCCCCGGCGCTGGTCCTTGCCGTCGGTCTCGCACTGCGGGGGTTCATCTAGATGGCGCGGATCAATCTACTTCCTTGGCGCGAAGAGCGCCGCGAGCAGCGTCGGCGCGAGTTTCTCATCATCGTCAGCGTCGCCGTCGCTGCGACCTTGCTCGTCGGCATCGTGAGCCACCTTCAGATCGAGCACATGATCGGTAACCAGCAGGCGCGTAATGCCTACCTGCAACAGGAGATCGCGCAGCTCAACCGTCAGATTCGTGAGATTCAAGAGCTTGAAGAGACGAAGGCGAAACTGCTCGCCAGGATGGATGTCATCCAGCAGCTTCAGCGCAGTCGTCCAGAAATCGTACATCTCTTCGATGAGTTGGTGGCGACCGTCCCCGAGGGCGTCTATTTGACCAGCGCGAATCAGAAGGGTCGTGCCGTCGTGCTCGAGGGGCGGGCCCAATCCAACGCCCGTGTATCGGCCTTCATGCGCAATGTCGAGGCCTCCGACTGGGTTGGCAAGCCGGTACTGTTGTTGATCGAAAACAAGGAAAAGACCGGCGATGGACTCAGTCGCTTTCGGCTACGTCTCGAACAGCGCCGACCCAAAGGGCAGGACGCCGACACCGCGGCCTGAGCGGTATTGGCCGGCGAGGTGCCCGAGGGAGACGGCTTCAACCTGTAAAGGCTCCGGCAAGTCATGGATTTAAACGTCGACCTCAATGATCTCGATCTCAACACCTACGGCGAATGGCCGGCCCTCATCAAGGGGATCGTGGTCGTCCTGATCGTCGTCGCGGTCGGCTTCGGTTGGTATCATTTTCACGCGCAGGGGCAGGTTCAGCGCTTGGAGCAGGAGCGCAAGCGGGAAGTCAAACTCAAGACCTCCTTCGAGGAGAAGCAGCGGAAGGCCGCCAATCTGGACGCCTACCGCCAACAACTGGCGGAGATGGAAGAATCCTTCGGCGCCATGCTGCGCCAGCTCCCGGACGAGACCGAGGTTGCTGCGCTGCTCGTCGACGTCTCTCAGACCGGCCTCGCCGCGGGGCTCGTCTTCGAGCTCTTCGAGCCGCGCGGGGAGACGACGCGGGATTTCTACGCCGAGCTACCCATTCGCATTCGGGTCATCGGCTTCTATCACGATTTCGGGCGCTTCATCAGCGGCCTCGCCGCCCTGCCACGAATCGTCACGATACATGACGTGACCATCAAGCCGGTCGGGTCGGGTGTTGGCGGTGAACCGCGCCTGGCGCTCGACGCCACGCTCAAGACATACCGCTATCTCGAGGAGGGGCCAGAGCGATGACGCCTTCTCGCGCATTCATCGCTGCCGTCATGCTGTTTGGTTTGCATGGCTGCGGCAGCACCAATCTGCCGGAGCTCGAGAAGTATGCCGAGGCAATTCGGGCGCGGCCCCCAGGTCCGATCGAGCCGCTGCCGGAGATCGAGCCGGTCGAGACCTTCGCCTACTCGCCGCAGGACAGGCGAAGCCCGTTCGAGCACCTGAAGGAACAGGACGATGCGCCCCGCGATTCGAGTGGCCTGGCCCCCGATCCACTGCGCCGTAAGGAGGAGCTGGAGCGCTATCCGCTCGATTCTTTGCGCATGGTCGGCACCTTGCGCCGAGAAGACGGCCACTGGGCCCTGATCCAGACCAAGGATGGCATCCTTCATCGCGTCGGGGTCGGCAACTATCTCGGCCAGAACAACGGCCAGATTACGCTCATAACGGAAGACGAGGTGCAGCTCACCGAGATCGTTTCAGACAGGATGGGCGGTTGGCGCGAACGCCAAGCGGCGATTGGCCTGGACCAATAGGCTGGAGGTTATTTCAAGATGCACTGGCTCCGTCATTTACTTTCACTCCGGCTGGCCGATGCCGGGGGGCGCGGTACGGCCTGGGTGCTGCTCCCCCTGTTATCTGTCCTCTGCGTCGGTGCAGCGGTCGCGGCACCCGTCCTCGAGCAGGTCGAGTCTGCGTCGCTGCCGGGCAACCAGGTGCAGATCGACCTGTTGCTGTCCGAGGCGACGGCGCCGCCTGAGACCTTCGCAACCGATTCCCCGGCGCGGATCGCGTTGGATTTTCGCGGCGTCAAGAACGGTCTCGCAGCCAAATCGATCCCGATCAATCTCGGAGCCGTCCACAGCCTTGCGGCTGTCGAGGCCGGCGAGCGCACCCGCGTCGTCGTGAATCTCGATGAGGCCATGCCGTATCAGGTGACGACGAAGGGCAACCGCGTCACCGTGGCCGTGAATTTCAAAACGCCGAGGCCTTCGGCTGGTGCTGGTGCAGGTCCGCCGGCGGCTTCGGCAACTAAGTCGGCGCCCGCCACCGCGGCGCGGCGGGGCGCCGCGCAGGCAAGCGCTGCCGACAATGCTATACGTGACATCGATTTCCAGCGTGGCGCCTCCGGCGAGGGGCGCGTCCTCATTCGGTTGCCGAGTGCCGATACCCGCATCGCCGTGCGCGAGGAGGGTGATCATGTCGTCGCCGAGCTCGTCGACACAGGTTTGCCGCAGCGATTGCTGCGCCGGCTCGACGTCACGGACTTCGCAACGCCGGTCGTCGCCATCGAGTCGCGCCCGAAAGGCGGGAACGTCGAGGTCAGCATCGAGGCGGCGAGCGATTACGATTACCTGGCCTACCAGACCGACGACCTCTTCACGTTGGAGTTCCGAGCCCTCACCCCAGCCGAGAAGGAGCAGCTGGAGCGCCGCCAGTTGGTCTACTCGGGTGATCGCCTCTCGTTGAACTTCCAGGATATCGAGGTGCGTGCGGTGCTCCAGATGCTCGCCGATTTCACCAACTTCAATCTGGTGGCGAGCGATAGGGTTACGGGCAACATCACGCTGCGATTGAAGAATGTCCCTTGGGACCAGGCCCTCGACATCATCCTGAAGACCAAGGGGTTGTCGAAGCGCCAGGTCGGCAACGTCATCATGGTCGCGCCCTCCGAGGACATCGCCGCCCAGGAGAAGCAGGAACTCGAGGCGCAGCAGACGATCGAGGAGCTCGCCCCGTTGCGCTCGGAGTTCATGCAGGTCAACTACGCGGAGGCCGATAAATTAGTCAAGATAATCAAGTCGGAGAACGATCAGCTCCTCTCTGAAAGGGGCAATGTGACCGTCGATCCGCGCACGAACACCCTGATCGTGCGTGACACGGCAAAGAACCTCGAGGAGATCCGCGGGCTTATCCAGCGGCTCGATGTTCCGGTGCGCCAGGTCATGATCGAATCGCGGGTCGTCATCGCGAACAACGACTTCGCCCGCGACCTCGGTGTTCGGTTCGGTTTCAGTCGTTGGCAGGGTAACGAGAACAGCGGAAAATTCAACGAGATCACAGGCGGCTTGCCGGGCTACATCGATGATTTGGCCTCCGTTGGCCCAACCTGGCCTGGCCTGATTCAGAACCCCGAGACCAATGTGCCCCTGATGGTCAATCTGCCGGCGGCGAACCCATCCGGCGCGGTCAATTTTCTGATCGGCAAGGCCGGCTCCTACCTGCTGCAGCTCGAGCTCTCGGCGATGCAGACCGAAGGCCGTGGCGAGATCATCTCGAATCCGCGGGTCATTACATCGGACCAAAACCAGGCTACGATCAAGGTCGGCCAACAAATCCCTTATCAGGAGAGCGCCGGCCAGAGCGGCGCGACCTCGACCTCCTTCAAGGACGCGGTGCTGCAACTCGACGTGACCCCCCACATCACGCCGGATGACCGCATCATCATGGACCTCAAGGTCAACAAGGACAATCCGGATTTCTCGGTCTCTGGGTCGAATGGAGAGCCGGGCATCGCCACCCGGCAGGTCCAGACGAAGGTATTGGTGGACAACGGCGAAACCGTCGTGCTCGGCGGGGTCTTCGAGCAAACCAAGTCCATGAACAGAGAACAGGTGCCTTGGCTCGGTGATCTTCCCGTGCTCGGCCGGCTGTTCCGCGGGACGTCCCAAACGGACAACAACACCGAGCTGTTGATCTTCGTGACCCCGAAGATACTCAAGTCGGATCTCACGCTCGGCGCGCGCTAGCTCGCAAGGGCCGCGGCGGGTCGGCGACTTGCTCGGGCCGGGTAAATTTGGCATATCATGTAGGCCATGATACGCGCTCAGAATATCTTTCTCGTCGGTCCGATGGGTGCTGGGAAGAGCACGATCGGGCGCCAGCTGGCCGAGGTCCTCTCCTATGAATTCAAGGATAGTGACCAGGAGATTCAACGCCGCACCGGCGTCGATATCCCGACCATCTTCGAGTTCGAGGGTGAGGCCGGTTTCCGCGATCGTGAACGGCAGATCCTGGAGGAATTGATCCAGGGCGAGCGGATCGTGCTCGCCACCGGCGGGGGGGCTGTGCTTCGCCCCGAGAACCGCCAGGATCTGACCGCACGCGGCGTGGTCGTCTATCTCCACTGTAGCCCCGAACAGCAATACGCCCGCACGGCGCGAGACCGCAGCCGGCCGCTGTTGGATACGAGCGATCCGTTGCTGCGGCTGCGCGAACTGATGGCGGAACGCGATCCCCTCTATCGCCAGGTCGCCGACCTGGTCGTCTCGACAGAGCGGCGTGGCACCGCGTCGGTGGTCAAGGAGATCCGCCGCCGCATCGAGAGCGCCGAACTCTAGGCCGCCGGGGACCCGAGCCCAGATGAACGAGACGATCGAGGTCGCCCTCGGCGAGCGCAGCTACCCGATCCTGATCGGCACGGACCTGATCGGCGACCCCGCCTGTTACTCGCCCTACATCGCAGGGGCGCAGGTCTTGATCGTCACCAATGAGACGGTCGCCCCCCTCTACCTCGAGCGGGTGCGCCAGGCGCTCGCGGGGCGCCGAATCGAAACGGTCGTGCTGCCGGATGGTGAGCAATACAAGACCCTCGACGTCGTCGGACGGGTCTTCGACAGCCTCCTCGCGCAGCGGTTCGCGCGCGATTGCACGCTGATCGCCCTCGGTGGCGGGGTCGTCGGTGACATGGCGGGCTTTGCGGCCGCCTGCTACCAGCGCGGCGTCTCCTTCATCCAGGTGCCGACGACGCTGCTCGCTCAGGTCGATTCGTCGGTTGGGGGCAAGACGGGCGTCAACCATCCGCTCGGCAAGAACATGATCGGCGCCTTCCACCAGCCGCGCGCCGTCATTGCCGACACCGCGACGCTCGATACCCTCCCGGATCGGGAGCTGTCCGCGGGTCTCGCGGAGGTCATCAAGTATGGCCTGATTCGCGATGCCGGTTTCTTCGCCTGGCTCGAGGCCGAGATGGCGGCACTGCGGGCCCGCGAGCCCACCGCCCTCGCCGCGGCGATCGCCCGCTCCTGCCGCTGCAAGGCCGAGATCGTTGCAGCCGACGAGCGCGAGGCCGGCCAGCGGGCGCTGCTGAATCTGGGCCACACCTTCGGTCACGCCATCGAGACAGGCGCCGGTTACGGGCGTTGGCTGCACGGCGAGGCCGTCGGTGCGGGCATGTGCCTGGCGGCCGATCTGTCTCGGCGGCTGGGTTGGCTCACGAGCACGGACCTTGCGCACGCCTGCGCCCTGATCGCGGCAGCCGGGCTACCCGTGGCGCCGCCCGGCGATATCGCCACCGAGCGCTTTCTGGAGTTGATGGCCGTCGACAAGAAGGTCCAATCGGGCCAGTTGCGTTTGGTGTTGCTCAAGGCCATCGGTGAGGCCACCATCACCGCCGACTTCGATCCCGCGGCTCTGCGGGCCACGCTCGACGAGGGCCAGCCGCGGTAGGCCTGAGCGGCGTGCGCAAGGAGGTGTGCGCACCAAATGCTGGCGCCCGAGCCGGCTCCGCCCCAAGAAGTGGCAGGCCGATCGCCCTGTCCCGGCTGCGGAACGGTGCTGCGAGCCGGAATCCGCGGTTTCATCCCGCTTGCCTCCCCTTCGTATGCCATCTGGCACGCTGAGTGCTGCCCGTATTATGATAAGCGGCCGTGTCTGTCGAGGACCCTGCCTCGACACGATTGATCTCCAACCCTCTGCTGGGCTGAAGTCCGCCGAATCGGGGTGATGATTCCCCGCGTTCATCCGCATTTCGTGGGCCCTAAGACAGGGTATTAATTGGCTTTCACGCGTGGCAACATGGCGGATTCAGTGACCAGGTATCGACGAGGTCAGCGATGAGCCTTCGCTCTCAACCATCCCCTCAGGGGCTCTATGACCCTGCCCTCGAGCACGACGCTTGCGGCGTCGGCTTCGTCTGCCATATCAAGAACGTCAAGAGCCATCGGATCGTCGCGCAAGGCCTCGATATTCTCGAGCGTCTCACGCACCGCGGTGCCGTCGGCGCCGATCCGAAGGCCGGCGACGGTGCCGGGATTCTGGTGCAGATCCCGGACGCTTTCTTCCGCGCCCAGATCGACTTCGAGCTCCCGCCGAGTGGCCACTACGGCGTCGGCATGCTCTTTCTCGCCCAGGAGGAGAAGGCGCGCCGGCAGATGCAGGAGATCATCGAGCGGCATCTGCGCGAGGGTGGCCAGACGGTGCTCGGTTGGCGCGACGTGCCGGTCGATAATGCCGACCTGGGCGAGAGCGTCTTGCCGAGCGAGCCGGTGGTGCGCCAGGTCTTCATCGGCCGCGGCGACAACTGTCCCGACCAGGACGCCTTCGAGCGGAAACTGTTCGTCATCCGCAAGCGGATGGACAATGCGATCCGCGACGCCGGCTTCCCGACGCATAGCTACTACGCCTGCTCGCTCTCCTCGCGCACCGTCAATTACAAGGGCATGCTGCTCGCGTATCAGGTGGGCCGCTATTACCTCGATCTGCGGGACGAGCGCTTCACCAGCGCCTTGGCCCTGGTCCATCAGCGTTTCTCGACGAACACCTTCCCGACCTGGGACTTGGCGCAGCCGTTCCGGATGATCTGTCACAACGGCGAGATCAACACATTGCGCGGCAACGTCAACTGGATGGCGGCCCGTCGTCACACGATGCGCTCGGAGATCCTCGGTGAGGACCTCGATACCATCTGGCCGCTGATCCCCGAGGGGCAATCCGATTCGGCCTGCTTCGACAACGCGCTCGAACTGCTCGTCATGGGTGGCTATTCGCTGGCGCATGCGATGATGGTGTTGATCCCGGAGGCCTGGAGCGGCAACCGTCAGATGGACGAGCAGCGCCGCGCCTTCTACGAGTACCATGCCGCGCTGATGGAGCCGTGGGACGGCCCGGCCGCCGTGGCCTTTAGCGACGGCCGCCAGATCGGCGCGACCCTCGACCGCAACGGTCTGCGCCCGGCACGCTACCTGGTCACCGACGATGACCTTGTGGTCATGGGCTCGGAGATGGGCGTCCTCGACATCCCCGAGGAGCGCATCGTTAAGAAATGGCGTCTGCAGCCCGGCAAGATGCTGCTGATCGACCTGGAGCAGGGCCGCATCATCGACGATGCCGAGATCAAGGCCAGCCTCGCAACGGCGAGGCCCTATGGCGAGTGGCTGAAGAAGACCCAGATCCGCCTCGACGAACTACCCGCCAACGTCGGCCCGATGTCGCCCGACGAGGCGACGCTCCTCGACGCGCAGCAGGCGTTCGGCTACACGCAGGAGGACCTGAAGGTCCTGCTCTCGCCGATGGTCGTCAGCGGCCAAGAGGGGATCGGCTCGATGGGGGCGGACAATCCCCCGTCGGTCCTCTCGCTGCGCCCGAAGCACCTCTCGACCTATTTCAAGCAGAACTTCGCCCAGGTCACCAATCCGCCGATCGACCCGATCCGCGAGGAACTGGTCATGTCGTTGGTCGGCATGATCGGGCCGCGGCCGAATCTGCTCGGCATCGACGAGGCCGGCAAACACTGGCGCCTCGAGACCTCGCAGCCGGTCCTGACCAACCAGGACCTGGAGCGGATCCGCGACATCGAATACAGCTCGGGCGGGGCCT
This portion of the Thioflavicoccus mobilis 8321 genome encodes:
- the rpmE gene encoding 50S ribosomal protein L31; this encodes MKEGIHPTYSEIKVQCSCGNEFTTRSTLGSDLHIEVCSACHPFYTGKQKIVDTAGRVDKFRRKYGR
- a CDS encoding PilN domain-containing protein, whose translation is MARINLLPWREERREQRRREFLIIVSVAVAATLLVGIVSHLQIEHMIGNQQARNAYLQQEIAQLNRQIREIQELEETKAKLLARMDVIQQLQRSRPEIVHLFDELVATVPEGVYLTSANQKGRAVVLEGRAQSNARVSAFMRNVEASDWVGKPVLLLIENKEKTGDGLSRFRLRLEQRRPKGQDADTAA
- a CDS encoding pilus assembly protein PilP, producing the protein MTPSRAFIAAVMLFGLHGCGSTNLPELEKYAEAIRARPPGPIEPLPEIEPVETFAYSPQDRRSPFEHLKEQDDAPRDSSGLAPDPLRRKEELERYPLDSLRMVGTLRREDGHWALIQTKDGILHRVGVGNYLGQNNGQITLITEDEVQLTEIVSDRMGGWRERQAAIGLDQ
- a CDS encoding citrate synthase; the protein is MANETVTITNNENGKTFDFPLRRGTLGPAAVDISTLYKEAEIFTYDPGFMATASCHSAITYIDGEAGVLLYRGYPIEQLATKASFLEVAYLLLYGELPDERQLLAFEEAMARHSMINENLKGFLGGFHYDAHPMAILVGVVGSLSAFYHDSLDINDPQHREASALRLIAQVPTIAAAAYKHNVGEPIVYPRNALRYCANFLHMMFATPCADYKPGLIAEKALNLLFILHADHEQNASTSTVRLAGSSGANPFACIAAGIASLWGPAHGGANEAVLDMLEQIGDVSNVPKYLDKAKDKDDSFRLMGFGHRVYKHYDPRAKIIREVCHQVLEELADSNNPLFELALRLEEIALSDEYFVERKLYPNVDFYSGIIYRALGIPRNMFTVMFAIARTVGWVSHWMEMMADPNNRIGRPRQIYCGPTHRDYLPISQR
- the aroK gene encoding shikimate kinase AroK; its protein translation is MIRAQNIFLVGPMGAGKSTIGRQLAEVLSYEFKDSDQEIQRRTGVDIPTIFEFEGEAGFRDRERQILEELIQGERIVLATGGGAVLRPENRQDLTARGVVVYLHCSPEQQYARTARDRSRPLLDTSDPLLRLRELMAERDPLYRQVADLVVSTERRGTASVVKEIRRRIESAEL
- the aroB gene encoding 3-dehydroquinate synthase — encoded protein: MNETIEVALGERSYPILIGTDLIGDPACYSPYIAGAQVLIVTNETVAPLYLERVRQALAGRRIETVVLPDGEQYKTLDVVGRVFDSLLAQRFARDCTLIALGGGVVGDMAGFAAACYQRGVSFIQVPTTLLAQVDSSVGGKTGVNHPLGKNMIGAFHQPRAVIADTATLDTLPDRELSAGLAEVIKYGLIRDAGFFAWLEAEMAALRAREPTALAAAIARSCRCKAEIVAADEREAGQRALLNLGHTFGHAIETGAGYGRWLHGEAVGAGMCLAADLSRRLGWLTSTDLAHACALIAAAGLPVAPPGDIATERFLELMAVDKKVQSGQLRLVLLKAIGEATITADFDPAALRATLDEGQPR
- the pilM gene encoding type IV pilus assembly protein PilM; the protein is MRISDLKTFGLGRKPSPMLGIDVGSTAVKLVELSQLSGEAARYQIERYAVEPLPPTAMSEKKIADVEAVGQGIARAVERSGAKSSRAAVAIAGSAVITKVIAMSSALSESEMEGQLQLDADQYIPFPLEEVNIDFDVLGPSASQGMVDVLLAASRRENVEDRVAALDVAGLKAEIVDVEAYAIENACALMLGSGAKGASEQVVAVADIGSMTTTLHVLHKGQVVYTREQKFGALQLINEIQQRLGMPRDEATAKVVANDLPGGYQTEIIGPFKEAVAQQIGRALQFFYSATSYNQADRIVLIGAAASLPKLDRLVEERLGIVSKVGNPFEQIAIPKNIPVAALNRDAPALVLAVGLALRGFI
- a CDS encoding type 4a pilus biogenesis protein PilO, producing the protein MDLNVDLNDLDLNTYGEWPALIKGIVVVLIVVAVGFGWYHFHAQGQVQRLEQERKREVKLKTSFEEKQRKAANLDAYRQQLAEMEESFGAMLRQLPDETEVAALLVDVSQTGLAAGLVFELFEPRGETTRDFYAELPIRIRVIGFYHDFGRFISGLAALPRIVTIHDVTIKPVGSGVGGEPRLALDATLKTYRYLEEGPER
- the pilQ gene encoding type IV pilus secretin PilQ — protein: MHWLRHLLSLRLADAGGRGTAWVLLPLLSVLCVGAAVAAPVLEQVESASLPGNQVQIDLLLSEATAPPETFATDSPARIALDFRGVKNGLAAKSIPINLGAVHSLAAVEAGERTRVVVNLDEAMPYQVTTKGNRVTVAVNFKTPRPSAGAGAGPPAASATKSAPATAARRGAAQASAADNAIRDIDFQRGASGEGRVLIRLPSADTRIAVREEGDHVVAELVDTGLPQRLLRRLDVTDFATPVVAIESRPKGGNVEVSIEAASDYDYLAYQTDDLFTLEFRALTPAEKEQLERRQLVYSGDRLSLNFQDIEVRAVLQMLADFTNFNLVASDRVTGNITLRLKNVPWDQALDIILKTKGLSKRQVGNVIMVAPSEDIAAQEKQELEAQQTIEELAPLRSEFMQVNYAEADKLVKIIKSENDQLLSERGNVTVDPRTNTLIVRDTAKNLEEIRGLIQRLDVPVRQVMIESRVVIANNDFARDLGVRFGFSRWQGNENSGKFNEITGGLPGYIDDLASVGPTWPGLIQNPETNVPLMVNLPAANPSGAVNFLIGKAGSYLLQLELSAMQTEGRGEIISNPRVITSDQNQATIKVGQQIPYQESAGQSGATSTSFKDAVLQLDVTPHITPDDRIIMDLKVNKDNPDFSVSGSNGEPGIATRQVQTKVLVDNGETVVLGGVFEQTKSMNREQVPWLGDLPVLGRLFRGTSQTDNNTELLIFVTPKILKSDLTLGAR